A window of Desulfuromonas sp. genomic DNA:
CTCTTCTCCTTCACTTAAAAGGAAAGCCCGGCTTCCCGTGCTGCCTCGGCAAGAGCTTTCACCCGGCCGTGGTACAGGAATCCGTTGCGATCAAAGACAACTTGCTTGATATTTTTTTCGAGGGCTCTCTTGGCTATCGCCGCACCGACCACCTTGGCCGCGTCGACATTGCCGGAACATTTGACACCTTTGGCCAGATCCTTGTTGACAGTCGATACCGAGACCAGGGTCTTGCCGGTCGTATCCTCGATAATCTGCGCATACATATGCTTGGCACTCCGGAAAATACAGAGGCGAGGGCGTTCTTCAGTACCGCGTACTTTCTGGCGGACCCGAACCTGTCTTTTTATACGTGCCTGACGTCGTTCTGCTGCTGCATTCACGTCACTACTCCTTGTTCAGTGCGAATTAAACTTTACCTGCTTTACCGGCCTTACGGACAATACGCTCATCAATGTACTTGATGCCCTTGCCCTTGTACGGCTCCGGTTCACGGAAGGAACGGATCTTGGCAGCAGTAGCGCCGACCAGTTCCTTGTCAATACCTTCGACCACGACGGTGTTCGCCTTCGGATCGACCTCGGCCGAAATTCCTTCCGGCAGCGGATACTCGATCGGGTGCGAATAGCCGAGCGCAAGGTTGAGAATCTTGCCCTTCATTTCAGCACGATATCCGACACCCTTGATTTCGAGGGTTTTTTTGAATCCCTCGGTCACTCCGTCAACCATATTGGCAATGATCGTCCGGGTCAGTCCCTGCATCGCGGTCGTCTCACGCGGGTTTT
This region includes:
- a CDS encoding 50S ribosomal protein L18, producing the protein MNAAAERRQARIKRQVRVRQKVRGTEERPRLCIFRSAKHMYAQIIEDTTGKTLVSVSTVNKDLAKGVKCSGNVDAAKVVGAAIAKRALEKNIKQVVFDRNGFLYHGRVKALAEAAREAGLSF
- a CDS encoding 50S ribosomal protein L6, whose product is MSRIGKKPIEIPGGVKVALADNEINVQGPKGNLKKNIPAGVAVEVDTDQIRVLPPENPRETTAMQGLTRTIIANMVDGVTEGFKKTLEIKGVGYRAEMKGKILNLALGYSHPIEYPLPEGISAEVDPKANTVVVEGIDKELVGATAAKIRSFREPEPYKGKGIKYIDERIVRKAGKAGKV